In Leishmania mexicana MHOM/GT/2001/U1103 complete genome, chromosome 20, one genomic interval encodes:
- a CDS encoding putative D-tyrosyl-tRNA deacylase produces the protein MKAVIQRVLSGSVTSEGEVVGSIQKGLAVLVGIARDDTADDTEYILRKILGARVWSNEDGSKMWCRNVKEIDGEVLLISQFTLMHVMKGNKPDFHNAMPPEDALKVFNTLRDKLRCEYAPHKIATGNFQHYMNIHLSNDGPVTLILDSKKRS, from the coding sequence ATGAAGGCCGTCATCCAGCGCGTTCTGAGCGGCTCCGTCACCTCTGAGGGTGAGGTGGTAGGTTCCATCCAGAAAGGGCTGGCCGTCCTTGTCGGGATCGCGCGTGACGACACGGCTGATGACACCGAGTACATCCTCCGCAAGATTCTTGGGGCTCGGGTGTGGAGCAATGAGGATGGGTCCAAGATGTGGTGCCGAAACGTGAAGGAAATCGATGGAGAGGTGCTGCTCATTTCACAGTTTACGCTCATGCACGTCATGAAGGGTAACAAGCCAGACTTCCATAACGCTATGCCACCTGAAGACGCCCTCAAGGTGTTCAACACCCTTCGCGATAAACTGCGGTGCGAGTATGCCCCACACAAGATTGCGACCGGCAACTTTCAGCACTACATGAACATTCACCTGTCGAACGACGGCCCCGTAACGCTCATCCTGGATAGCAAGAAAAGGAGTTGA